From the genome of Cryomorphaceae bacterium 1068:
TGAATATCAGAGAGAGGTACGGTATTGCCTACAATCTTGAGTCATCTTATACCGCCTATTCCGATTGTGGCGTATTCACCACTTATCTGGGAACTGACAAAAAATGGCTGAGTAAAAGCGAAAAGTTAATACTTAGGGAACTTAAGAATTTGAGGGACCAAAGGCTCACCACAACGGGGCTTCACAGAGCTAAGCAGCAATTGAAAGGTCAATATGCCCTCGCCAAAGAAAGTGGTGCCGGAATGATGCAATCCATTGGTAAAAGCCTACTTGTGCTTGACAAAGTAGTAGACTCTGAAAACATTTTAAAACAAATTGAAAACATTACGGCAGAAGAAGTAATTGAGGCCGCTAACTTTACCTTCGACCCAAATAAACTGAGCACACTTATATACAAGTAGACATGGAATTTATCGACGCAGAACTGGACCAATATGTTCACGATCATAGCGAAGCTGAAAGTGAACTTTTGAACGAATTAAACCGAGAGACCTACTTAAAAGTACTCCAACCAAGAATGCTTTCGGGACATGTTCAGGGCAGAATCTTGAGTATGTACTCCAAACTGATAAAGCCTGAATGCATTTTGGAAATCGGCACCTACACAGGTTATTCGGCCATATGCCTAGCCGAAGGTTTGGGTGAAAGAGGAATTCTTCATACCATCGAAAAGAATGAGGAGCTCAAACCTATCATCGACCAATATTTTAAACGTGCCGGCTTTCGGGATAAAATTGAACTTCATATTGGTGATGCCTTGCCTATAATTGAATCTATGGACGCCACATTCGATTTGGTTTTTATCGATGCCGATAAAACAAATTACCTCAACTATTACGAGGCGGTATTGCCGAAGATGAAGTCGGGAGGATGCATCATAGCCGATAACGTGCTATGGAGTGGAAAGGTACTTGACGAAGATGAGTTGAAAAATGATCCGGATACTGCGGTACTCAATGAGTTTAACAAGGCGGTTACGGCAGACGACCGTGTCGAAAATGTGCTACTTCCCGTTCGTGATGGGTTAATGTTGATTCGTAAAAAGTAAATTCATGTTTGACCTGAGAAGTGATACCGTTACCAAGCCGAGTAAGGAAATGCTGAAAACTATGTTCCACGCTGAAGTTGGCGATGACGTTTTTGGTGAAGACCCTACCATCAATCGATTGGAATCAATGGGAGCGGAAATGATGGGACATGAGGCGGGTCTGTTTTGTCCGTCAGGAACGATGACCAATCAAATTGCTATCTCTATTCATACGAAACCGGGTGATGAGGTTATATGCCATGAGAGCTCTCACATCTATAATTATGAAGTAGGAGGTATTGCCCGAAATTCCCTCAGTTCAGTAAAACTCGTTTTTAATGATGATGCTATTTTAACACCGGAAGAAGTGGAAGATTCCATACTCGCCGACCACGATTGGCTAGCAAGAACTTCATTGGTTGTAGCCGAAGACACCTCGAATCGGGGGGGTGGGAAGTGCTATGAATTCGAGCAACTAAAAGCGCTCAGCGGTGCTTGCAAAAAGCACAAGCTCGCCTTTCACCTGGATGGAGCAAGAGCATTCAACGCGATTGTCGAAAAGGGCCATGACCTCGCTTCGTATGGTCAATTATTCGATTCACTTTCTATTTGCCTTTCAAAGGGACTGGGAGCTCCCGTAGGTTCATTACTACTGGGGAGCAAATCATTTATTAAAGAAGCCAGACGGCGCCGAAAAGGTATGGGTGGAGGAATGCGTCAGGCAGGCTACTTGGCCATGGCAGGAATCTATGCTTTGGAAAATAATGTAGCCCGCTTGCAAGAAGATCATGATCTGGCCAAAGAAATCGCGGAAACGTTGAAGGGCTGCTCCAAGGTGGTGAGGGTGATCGAACCAGAGACGAACATTTTGATTTTTGACGTGGATAACTTGTCAGAAGTTTACCTGGCGAAATTGGAACTACATAACGTTCGCGGAGTATCTTTTGGAAAAAAGCGGATTCGTCTGGTGACCCATATGGACATAGACCGCTCGAAAACAGATGATTTAAAGGAGTCGCTAAAGAGGGCTCTGAATTAATTAATCAAGTTTACTTCTACCCTTCTATCAGCAGGACCGGAAGTGGTGCTTTCGGTGTCACCTAAATAAGTTACGACTACGCGGTTTCCTTCTATTCCCATCGACTCAAGGAATACCCTCACCGACTCGGCACGCTGTTGTGATATCCAAGCATTGTACTCTGAATCCCCTGACCTATCAGCGTATCCGGTCACCAATGCTTTTTGAGAAGGATTCTTCACTAAAAGTACTATTGTCTTATTGAGTCGTGCTTTTTGTACCTCGCTCAATTCATACTCATTCTTTGCGAAGATCAGATATTCAGGCCCACTTTCAGTTGAACTACGAGATGGCTCGTCCTTCAGCTCAGTTATCATCTGTCGCATTTCGGCCATATCCTCTCTCAAGTCGCTGTTGTCTCTTCTATTGATCTCATCAATTTGACTTTGGAGATTCTGAAACATTTCAGAATAGTTGGATAAAATTCTATTATTCTCCTCCAAAAGAGTTACCACTTCCTCAGAGAAA
Proteins encoded in this window:
- a CDS encoding O-methyltransferase, coding for MEFIDAELDQYVHDHSEAESELLNELNRETYLKVLQPRMLSGHVQGRILSMYSKLIKPECILEIGTYTGYSAICLAEGLGERGILHTIEKNEELKPIIDQYFKRAGFRDKIELHIGDALPIIESMDATFDLVFIDADKTNYLNYYEAVLPKMKSGGCIIADNVLWSGKVLDEDELKNDPDTAVLNEFNKAVTADDRVENVLLPVRDGLMLIRKK
- a CDS encoding beta-eliminating lyase-related protein: MFDLRSDTVTKPSKEMLKTMFHAEVGDDVFGEDPTINRLESMGAEMMGHEAGLFCPSGTMTNQIAISIHTKPGDEVICHESSHIYNYEVGGIARNSLSSVKLVFNDDAILTPEEVEDSILADHDWLARTSLVVAEDTSNRGGGKCYEFEQLKALSGACKKHKLAFHLDGARAFNAIVEKGHDLASYGQLFDSLSICLSKGLGAPVGSLLLGSKSFIKEARRRRKGMGGGMRQAGYLAMAGIYALENNVARLQEDHDLAKEIAETLKGCSKVVRVIEPETNILIFDVDNLSEVYLAKLELHNVRGVSFGKKRIRLVTHMDIDRSKTDDLKESLKRALN